One window from the genome of Perca flavescens isolate YP-PL-M2 chromosome 17, PFLA_1.0, whole genome shotgun sequence encodes:
- the LOC114572342 gene encoding zinc finger protein 511, translating into MLQQPELVRLLTDGHLLLKNCDEDCLTGIQQEPRQSVDEEGNPFNFTPQLIHLHKDHEFFEDGDIHRHMYLQDLYISEADGKPPLSVSEFACHISGCSAVFSTLEEYEHHYNSLHRHVCCSCRRSLPSARLLDIHIQEWHDSLFTILAQRQDLYQCLVEGCGQKFRTSKHRKDHLIRIHKYPPDFRFDKTKKDRGTRQMKRQQQKDTAMELVGRCM; encoded by the exons ATGCTACAGCAGCCAGAATTGGTCCGACTTCTGACAGATGgacatttattattaaaaaactGCGATGAAGACTGTTTGACAGGAATCCAACAGGAGCCGAGGCAGAGTGTGGACGAGGAGGGAAATCCGTTCAACTTCACCCCGCAGCTCATCCACCTGCACAAGGACCACGAGTTCTTTGAG GATGGGGATATTCACAGACACATGTATCTGCAAGACCTCTACATCTCAGAGGCTGACGGCAAGCCACCACTCAG CGTGTCAGAGTTTGCCTGTCACATTTCTGGCTGCAGTGCAGTCTTCAGCACTTTGGAGGAGTATGAGCACCACTACAACTCCCTTCACAGACATGTGTGCTGCTCTTGCCGTCGCTCCCTGCCAAGTGCCCGGCTCCTAGACATTCACATTCAGGAGTGGCATGACTCTCTTTTCACTATCCTTGCCCAGCGGCAAGATTTG TACCAGTGTTTGGTGGAGGGCTGTGGACAGAAGTTCAGGACTAGTAAACACAGGAAAGACCACCTCATCAGAATTCACAAGTATCCTCCAGACTTCAGATTTGACAAAACCAAAAAGGACAGAGG AACCCGACAGATGAAGAGACAGCAGCAGAAAGATACAGCCATGGAGTTAGTGGGACGATGTATGTGA